Sequence from the bacterium genome:
CCAATATGTTATGGACTCTTACACGGGTATTGACTTCTCAGTAAGCAGGGGTATAATTGTAATACAAGGATAGAAAGGTCGGAATGTCTATAAGAAGTTCTGACCTAAATAAAAGGGAGGTGAATGAATAATGAGAAAGCGATTGCATAGTAAAAAGGGTTTTACCCTAGTTGAGTTGATGGTGGTGGTCATTATAGTAGGTATTTTAGCCGCAGTTGCAGTTCCGCTTTATAGAGCCAATGTCCGAAGAGCGATGTCGAGCGAAGGACAGGCCCTAGTCGGTTCTATTAGAACGGCTGAGCGATTAGTTTTTGCTGAAACTAATGCATATACAGCTGTTTGGGCTGATATAAGCGGAAGCATAGACCTTACCGGTAATAGATACTTTACTACAGCTCCCGTGCTTGTAGCGGCTGGAACCGGTGCTGCGGCTACATTCACTGCTACAGTAACAGCAGCTGCAGGAGGAGATGCGGCAGGTATTGTTGTAGCTATTAACCAGGCTGGAGCTATAACCGTAACAGGTCTATAGTTTATAAGTTTGGG
This genomic interval carries:
- a CDS encoding prepilin-type N-terminal cleavage/methylation domain-containing protein produces the protein MHSKKGFTLVELMVVVIIVGILAAVAVPLYRANVRRAMSSEGQALVGSIRTAERLVFAETNAYTAVWADISGSIDLTGNRYFTTAPVLVAAGTGAAATFTATVTAAAGGDAAGIVVAINQAGAITVTGL